The Dehalogenimonas sp. 4OHTPN genome window below encodes:
- a CDS encoding PAC2 family protein, producing MMTGQLKYLSETRLDRPAMVVGWHGDAGMTGDRVIALLNQTFKMKPLAEIEPVGFFQLSGVEVASDLAKLPDSSFSYSKEVPLIAFISDIPAYEVHQFLERVLDLAAKHEVSHMIIIGALPVMASHNTPSTLMANLSTPLLRDWLSGEGVKADMDYISPPGQKPAIGTYLTWEARQHGVEAVSLWSPVPFYLAPLTDETGAARILSFLRHKLALPVNTQEAEDSARRQREKIAGLRASEPEVDKSLSMLESNLSLTEYEAGALAASVRQALS from the coding sequence ATGATGACCGGGCAGCTTAAGTATCTGTCTGAAACCCGGCTAGACAGGCCCGCTATGGTGGTCGGGTGGCACGGTGACGCCGGTATGACGGGAGATCGCGTGATTGCATTGTTAAACCAGACTTTCAAAATGAAACCGCTGGCCGAGATTGAGCCGGTCGGCTTTTTTCAACTTTCCGGGGTCGAAGTCGCCAGCGACCTTGCCAAGCTGCCAGATTCGAGTTTCAGCTATTCCAAGGAGGTCCCGTTAATCGCTTTTATCTCAGATATTCCAGCTTATGAAGTCCATCAGTTTCTGGAACGAGTGTTAGATCTGGCAGCAAAACACGAGGTCAGTCACATGATCATTATTGGGGCCTTGCCTGTGATGGCTTCGCACAATACACCGAGCACCTTAATGGCCAATCTCTCAACACCTCTGCTCCGAGACTGGCTTTCCGGGGAAGGTGTAAAAGCGGATATGGACTATATATCGCCGCCGGGCCAAAAGCCGGCGATAGGGACCTATCTGACCTGGGAAGCACGCCAGCATGGTGTCGAAGCCGTCTCACTATGGTCGCCAGTGCCGTTTTACCTGGCTCCTCTGACCGATGAAACAGGTGCCGCCAGGATACTATCATTCTTGCGCCATAAACTTGCATTGCCTGTGAATACCCAGGAGGCTGAAGATTCCGCCAGGCGCCAGCGGGAAAAAATTGCCGGGCTTAGAGCCTCGGAGCCCGAGGTGGATAAATCCCTGTCGATGCTTGAATCAAACCTCAGCCTTACGGAATACGAAGCTGGAGCCTTGGCGGCGTCCGTAAGGCAGGCCTTAAGCTAA
- a CDS encoding ferritin family protein translates to MNDEITEILETAMFKEVSSSATYRRAAETTSDPAVAALLRELADEEDVHLAMVKNLKLDQITKSSRFSGLVQGLKTTEHLKAPDELPGADLGETLLFAIRQEGTSVAFYTSLMGLFGSEALKNLCQALAWQELAHKARLELLYERLFYTEN, encoded by the coding sequence ATGAACGACGAAATCACAGAGATCTTAGAAACTGCTATGTTCAAAGAAGTCTCCTCCTCGGCAACCTACCGCAGAGCAGCTGAAACAACCTCCGATCCGGCTGTAGCCGCCCTACTCCGTGAATTAGCTGATGAGGAAGACGTACATCTGGCCATGGTTAAAAACCTGAAACTAGATCAAATTACGAAGAGTTCGAGATTTTCTGGGTTGGTACAAGGCTTGAAAACGACCGAACACCTTAAAGCTCCGGACGAACTGCCCGGCGCCGACCTTGGAGAAACGTTGCTTTTCGCCATCCGCCAAGAAGGAACCTCCGTGGCTTTTTATACCAGCTTGATGGGTCTATTCGGGTCTGAAGCTCTGAAAAATTTGTGCCAGGCTTTAGCCTGGCAAGAATTAGCCCACAAAGCGCGCCTTGAGCTTCTCTACGAGCGCCTCTTTTATACTGAAAACTAA
- a CDS encoding universal stress protein, whose product MTYSKILIPLDGSETAELALPYAKMLAEKTTTLVLFSVCPEDELRLCRLNSAYLGIQAGVLAQQGFKAISYTEPGDLAEKIKDYVANEHVDLITVCRQGYSDLSREEKVLHNLVSENCSLILIKPGSHKPRISKILLPLDGSIASENVVPHVIRLAKTAKAEVELLSVNAYPEIPSDRPPSAKPSWEEYALILMREVREQAFAYLERIAKDFLAAGINVKTNVVFGGVADGIVRAAEDTRADVIAMATHARSGLDRWVFGSIAAAVSSETKLPMLLVRGSERSISAASR is encoded by the coding sequence ATGACTTATTCCAAGATACTAATTCCACTTGATGGTTCTGAAACGGCTGAGTTGGCATTGCCCTACGCCAAGATGCTCGCTGAAAAAACGACCACTTTAGTATTGTTTAGCGTTTGCCCGGAAGATGAACTCCGTTTATGCCGCCTGAATAGCGCCTACCTCGGGATCCAGGCAGGGGTGTTGGCACAACAGGGTTTCAAGGCTATAAGCTATACCGAACCGGGCGATCTTGCGGAAAAGATCAAAGACTATGTCGCTAACGAGCATGTTGATTTGATCACCGTTTGCCGGCAGGGTTATTCAGATTTGAGTCGGGAAGAGAAGGTTCTGCATAACCTGGTTTCCGAAAACTGTTCACTGATCTTGATAAAACCTGGAAGCCACAAACCTCGCATTTCCAAGATACTCCTGCCGTTGGATGGGTCCATTGCGTCAGAGAATGTAGTACCCCACGTGATTAGACTCGCAAAGACGGCAAAGGCAGAAGTTGAGTTGCTTTCAGTGAACGCTTATCCGGAAATACCTTCAGACCGTCCGCCGTCGGCTAAGCCGAGTTGGGAAGAATACGCCTTGATCTTGATGAGAGAGGTGCGTGAACAGGCTTTCGCGTATCTCGAGCGAATCGCTAAAGACTTTCTGGCCGCAGGAATCAACGTAAAAACCAATGTCGTCTTTGGAGGCGTCGCAGACGGCATAGTGAGAGCTGCTGAAGATACACGCGCCGACGTTATCGCGATGGCAACACACGCCCGCAGCGGTCTTGATCGTTGGGTTTTCGGGAGCATCGCCGCAGCAGTCAGTTCGGAAACTAAGCTGCCAATGCTGTTGGTACGCGGCAGCGAACGATCAATCTCAGCTGCCAGCCGGTAG
- a CDS encoding ribulose-phosphate 3-epimerase, with the protein MSEEMFRCVRIVPAILTDDPQVLRVMAKQLKGAVDWAQVDIMDGEFVPSRSIGWRDVKSVKLPFDWEAHLMVNEPETYFSGFRSAGARRVIFHFEASKNPYAVIDIARKLGLEVGIALNPETPVSMATGLLPLIDSILIMSVIPGFYGSKFIPECLDKAGEIRALAPNISIGIDGGIKEANIVEVALSGVDDICVGSGIFLSGDPAANQRRLQGIVDAALA; encoded by the coding sequence TTGAGTGAAGAAATGTTTCGGTGTGTAAGAATAGTTCCCGCAATTCTGACTGATGATCCTCAAGTACTTAGGGTAATGGCGAAGCAGTTAAAAGGCGCCGTTGACTGGGCTCAGGTTGATATTATGGATGGTGAATTTGTGCCCTCCAGGAGCATCGGCTGGCGAGACGTAAAATCGGTTAAACTGCCTTTCGACTGGGAAGCCCACCTAATGGTCAATGAACCGGAAACGTATTTTTCTGGATTTAGATCAGCAGGTGCTCGACGTGTTATTTTCCATTTTGAAGCAAGCAAAAATCCATATGCGGTGATTGACATCGCCCGTAAACTTGGGTTGGAAGTGGGTATTGCTCTTAATCCCGAAACTCCGGTTTCGATGGCCACCGGGCTGTTGCCCCTGATCGATAGTATTCTTATCATGTCGGTCATTCCCGGCTTTTACGGCTCGAAATTTATCCCGGAATGTCTGGACAAAGCTGGAGAGATCAGGGCGCTGGCGCCGAATATTTCAATCGGCATCGACGGAGGCATTAAAGAAGCTAATATCGTAGAAGTGGCTCTAAGCGGGGTGGACGACATTTGCGTCGGTTCGGGCATATTCTTGAGCGGCGATCCTGCGGCCAATCAGCGGCGGCTGCAAGGTATTGTTGATGCCGCCTTGGCTTGA
- the rpiB gene encoding ribose 5-phosphate isomerase B, with the protein MVNLAVAADHGGFALKQALVPLLRSEGHRIIDLGACDFQPDDDYPDYAEKIAREINAGNARRGLLICGSGAGACITANKIPGIRASVCHDTYSAHQSVEHDDMNVLCLGARVLGLSLALELTRAFLGAEFIDEPRYRRRLDKITEIERRALLNR; encoded by the coding sequence GTGGTTAACCTCGCTGTCGCCGCCGATCATGGCGGTTTCGCTCTGAAACAAGCCCTAGTACCGTTATTGCGAAGTGAAGGCCACCGCATCATTGATCTCGGTGCGTGTGATTTTCAACCTGATGACGACTATCCGGATTATGCCGAAAAAATTGCCCGGGAAATTAATGCCGGCAATGCCCGGAGGGGTCTTTTGATATGCGGATCCGGAGCCGGCGCCTGCATCACGGCTAATAAAATCCCTGGCATCCGCGCTTCTGTATGCCACGACACTTACTCTGCCCACCAGTCGGTGGAACATGATGATATGAATGTTTTATGCCTTGGCGCCAGAGTCCTGGGTCTTTCGCTTGCCCTGGAACTGACCCGAGCGTTTCTCGGCGCGGAATTCATCGACGAACCTAGGTATCGCCGTCGTCTCGACAAAATTACGGAAATTGAACGGCGGGCCCTCCTTAACCGGTAA
- the tkt gene encoding transketolase: MNSNLDILSINVIRFLSADMVQKAASGHPGAPMGAAAMAYTLWQKHLKHNPADPSWCDRDRFVLSAGHASALLYSLLYLTGYDLSIDDLQSFRQWGSKTPGHPEHGLTPGVEATTGPLGQGFGNGVGMAIAEKWAAARFNKPGYSIVDHYTYAICSDGDLMEGVASESASLAGTLGLGKLIYLYDDNKITIEGDTANYFNEDVGARFRAYGWHVIGPIDGMDPEAVDTALKEARSDTTRPKLIICRTIIGYGAPTRAGTGAAHGEPLGDAELSAAKECLGCSHLEPFKIPAEVLASMSARAIGKARLSEWQRLMNRYSAVFPVEAAQFQNFLAGNLPHGWNDGLENMFNPSEKPIATREASGKILNLVGKRIENLLGGSADLAPSTKTVLEFESFFGASNPTARNLQFGVREHAMGAVLNGLALHGGIIPYGATFLVFYDYMRPSVRLAAIQELNVVYVFTHDSIGLGEDGPTHQPVEHLAGLRSVPHLVTIRPADAAETAFAWEMALGRRNGPTALVLTRQKLPIFDRTEMGAATLTRRGGYILWQADYNPKIIFIATGSEVHLALAAAKILQGEGITSRVVSLPSWEVFEAQPQAYRDQVLPPEIWRRVSVEAGRSLGWERYVGCRGVIIGLDRFGASAPGNVLLEKLGFTAQHIAKAARTLIGEMGG, translated from the coding sequence ATGAACAGCAACCTCGATATACTTTCCATCAACGTAATCCGGTTTTTATCGGCTGACATGGTGCAAAAAGCTGCCTCAGGCCATCCGGGGGCGCCAATGGGCGCCGCCGCGATGGCTTACACCCTATGGCAAAAACATCTGAAGCATAATCCAGCCGACCCATCATGGTGTGACCGTGACCGTTTTGTGCTGTCAGCCGGGCATGCCTCGGCTCTTCTTTATTCTTTGCTGTACCTTACCGGATATGATCTGTCGATTGATGATCTCCAGAGCTTTCGCCAATGGGGGTCAAAAACACCAGGGCACCCGGAACATGGGCTGACACCCGGGGTTGAAGCCACCACCGGGCCGCTGGGCCAGGGCTTCGGCAATGGAGTAGGCATGGCAATCGCGGAGAAGTGGGCGGCGGCGCGATTCAACAAACCGGGGTACAGCATTGTTGATCATTACACTTATGCTATTTGCTCTGACGGCGACCTCATGGAGGGAGTTGCTTCGGAGTCAGCGTCTCTGGCAGGCACCCTGGGATTGGGCAAACTGATCTACCTGTATGATGATAATAAAATCACGATCGAAGGAGATACCGCTAATTATTTCAACGAAGACGTAGGTGCCCGTTTTAGAGCCTACGGCTGGCATGTTATCGGACCGATCGACGGAATGGACCCCGAAGCGGTGGATACCGCTTTAAAAGAGGCTCGAAGTGATACCACAAGACCCAAACTGATTATTTGCCGCACTATCATCGGTTACGGCGCTCCTACCCGGGCTGGTACCGGCGCGGCTCACGGTGAGCCTCTGGGAGACGCTGAACTTTCCGCCGCTAAAGAGTGTCTGGGGTGTTCCCATCTTGAGCCATTTAAAATTCCAGCCGAAGTCCTTGCCAGCATGTCCGCCAGAGCCATCGGGAAAGCCCGCCTGTCAGAATGGCAGCGCCTTATGAACCGATACTCGGCTGTATTCCCGGTTGAAGCAGCGCAGTTCCAGAATTTTCTGGCAGGAAACCTGCCGCATGGTTGGAACGACGGTTTGGAAAACATGTTCAATCCATCGGAGAAACCGATAGCCACCCGCGAAGCTTCCGGCAAGATCCTAAACCTGGTCGGCAAACGCATTGAAAACCTCCTGGGGGGTTCGGCCGACCTAGCGCCATCCACCAAAACAGTTCTGGAATTCGAGAGTTTCTTCGGCGCCTCCAATCCTACCGCCCGCAATCTTCAATTCGGGGTCCGGGAACACGCCATGGGGGCAGTCTTAAACGGCCTGGCGCTTCACGGAGGAATAATTCCTTACGGAGCCACATTCCTCGTGTTTTATGACTACATGCGCCCCTCAGTGCGTCTGGCGGCCATACAGGAACTCAATGTGGTGTATGTTTTTACGCATGATTCAATCGGTCTGGGCGAGGACGGACCGACGCACCAGCCGGTCGAACACTTGGCTGGCCTGCGTTCCGTGCCGCATCTAGTAACAATCCGGCCTGCAGACGCCGCGGAAACCGCCTTCGCTTGGGAAATGGCTCTAGGGCGGCGGAACGGACCGACCGCCCTAGTCCTCACCCGCCAGAAGTTGCCGATTTTTGACCGAACGGAGATGGGGGCAGCGACGCTAACCCGGCGCGGTGGTTATATTCTGTGGCAGGCTGACTACAATCCTAAGATTATCTTTATCGCTACCGGTTCCGAGGTGCACCTCGCCCTCGCCGCAGCCAAAATCCTCCAGGGTGAAGGTATCACCAGCCGGGTCGTATCTTTGCCATCCTGGGAGGTATTCGAAGCCCAACCGCAGGCTTACCGTGATCAAGTGTTGCCGCCAGAAATCTGGCGGCGAGTGAGCGTGGAGGCTGGACGTTCTCTAGGTTGGGAACGCTATGTCGGTTGCCGCGGCGTTATCATTGGTCTCGACCGGTTCGGGGCTTCCGCTCCTGGAAATGTATTGTTAGAAAAACTTGGATTCACCGCCCAGCACATTGCCAAGGCGGCGCGGACTCTGATTGGAGAAATGGGTGGTTAA
- a CDS encoding Hsp20/alpha crystallin family protein: protein MVMQRWDPAREMRQLENTFDRFWRGFGRGWPAATEQWMIPVDVIQREDELEVKASLPGVDPEKIDVSIEDNVLTIQAESSTESETKEHGYLVRERSFGSFYRALSLPESIDPNKVVSKYQDGVLSVVMPKAEEKKKKQIKVSTTSAKTIESTGTAKK, encoded by the coding sequence ATGGTAATGCAGAGATGGGATCCCGCACGTGAGATGAGACAGTTGGAGAATACCTTTGACAGGTTTTGGCGTGGCTTTGGCAGGGGATGGCCGGCGGCGACCGAGCAGTGGATGATCCCGGTTGACGTCATTCAAAGGGAAGATGAACTCGAGGTCAAAGCGTCATTACCCGGAGTCGATCCTGAAAAGATCGATGTTTCGATTGAGGATAATGTATTGACTATTCAGGCTGAGAGTTCGACCGAATCCGAGACAAAAGAACACGGGTACCTTGTCAGGGAGCGGTCATTTGGGAGTTTCTACCGTGCGCTGAGCCTTCCTGAATCAATTGACCCGAACAAAGTGGTTTCGAAATATCAAGATGGAGTCCTGTCAGTCGTCATGCCTAAGGCCGAGGAGAAAAAGAAAAAGCAGATAAAGGTATCCACGACTTCCGCCAAGACAATCGAATCGACAGGAACAGCAAAGAAGTAG
- a CDS encoding HD domain-containing phosphohydrolase, producing MNQVSSKETILIVDDEQIVRRLLHQKLANDGYGCSEAGSVDDALNVLSANREIALVVSDMKMPGKSGMDLLAEVRANYPDTAVIIATALNETATAIECMKQGAYDYLTKPFKLDEVTFSIWRALDKRRLQLENREYRQHLETKVEQQAEKIRASFFNAITALAHALDAKDGYTAGHSQRVSEIAVGIGIELELGHEQLESLRLAGMVHDIGKIGIDGTILHKPGVLSSEERIEMEKHPAIGEHILAPVVEDTSILAMVRNHHERWDGGGYPDGLAATGIPLGARILALADTFDAMTSERPYRIANSLDFAVSEITRCSGSQFDPSVVEAFIKARRVIAEATNN from the coding sequence ATGAATCAGGTAAGTAGTAAAGAAACTATACTGATCGTTGACGACGAACAAATCGTACGGCGTCTGCTCCACCAGAAGCTGGCCAACGACGGTTATGGTTGCTCTGAAGCCGGAAGCGTCGACGATGCCCTGAACGTTCTTAGCGCAAATAGAGAAATCGCTCTTGTCGTTTCCGATATGAAAATGCCTGGTAAAAGCGGTATGGATCTGCTTGCCGAAGTGAGAGCCAATTATCCTGATACCGCTGTGATCATCGCCACCGCGTTAAACGAGACAGCCACCGCCATAGAGTGCATGAAGCAGGGAGCATATGATTATCTAACCAAGCCCTTCAAGCTTGACGAGGTAACGTTTTCTATTTGGCGGGCGTTGGATAAACGGCGGCTTCAATTAGAAAACCGTGAGTATCGCCAGCATCTTGAAACCAAGGTCGAGCAGCAAGCCGAAAAAATCAGGGCTTCTTTCTTCAACGCAATCACGGCGCTCGCCCACGCCCTTGATGCCAAAGACGGTTACACCGCCGGGCATTCCCAACGGGTTTCTGAAATAGCAGTAGGCATCGGCATCGAACTCGAGTTGGGACATGAACAGCTCGAAAGCCTGCGCCTTGCCGGCATGGTTCATGATATCGGGAAAATCGGCATTGACGGGACTATCCTTCACAAACCTGGGGTCCTCTCGTCTGAGGAGAGGATTGAGATGGAAAAGCACCCTGCTATCGGTGAACATATCCTCGCCCCGGTGGTTGAAGACACATCTATATTGGCAATGGTACGCAATCACCACGAACGTTGGGACGGCGGTGGATACCCCGATGGTCTGGCCGCTACCGGTATCCCCCTTGGTGCCCGCATTCTGGCGCTGGCAGATACCTTTGACGCCATGACATCAGAACGACCATATCGGATCGCCAATAGTCTGGATTTCGCTGTCAGTGAAATAACCAGGTGTTCAGGAAGCCAGTTCGATCCTTCTGTCGTCGAAGCTTTTATTAAAGCTCGACGTGTCATCGCTGAAGCTACGAATAATTAA
- a CDS encoding response regulator, with product MKVLDHKRNVHVLLVEDEPAIGMACQRVLTGRGFKVTVAVDGQAAQSLLVSNEYDICLLDIRTPQISGEELFKWIQVKRPEQVPGVILTTGDVISSDTARFIQTSGRPSLPKPFAPNELIEIVTSVLGQLPYESGK from the coding sequence GTGAAAGTCCTAGATCACAAACGAAATGTTCACGTACTTCTGGTCGAGGATGAGCCAGCAATCGGCATGGCATGCCAGAGAGTTCTTACCGGCCGAGGTTTCAAAGTAACAGTTGCTGTTGACGGTCAGGCAGCTCAGTCATTACTTGTATCAAATGAATACGATATCTGCCTGCTGGACATCCGTACGCCTCAGATTAGTGGGGAAGAACTCTTCAAGTGGATCCAAGTGAAACGCCCGGAACAAGTTCCAGGCGTTATCTTAACTACCGGCGACGTTATCTCCAGCGACACCGCCCGATTCATCCAGACATCCGGGCGCCCCAGTCTGCCTAAACCATTCGCGCCGAATGAACTGATCGAGATCGTCACTTCAGTGTTGGGACAACTGCCTTATGAATCAGGTAAGTAG
- a CDS encoding DUF3536 domain-containing protein codes for MSQFSEAVARKQYCQPGVCMTETKRYVIIHGHFYQPPRENPWLEVIEPEISAAPYHDWNQRITDECYAANLAARILDEKRRIVAIVNNYSRLSFDFGPTLLSWMEKNQPEVYASIISSDRENITVYSGHGPALAQAYNHIIMPLASRQDKQTQVVWGIADFHHRFGRQPEGMWLPETAVDLETLEIMADHNIKFTILSPHQAVRFRPPGGTWIKAGSDFDTARAYTCRLPAGKNITLFFYHESLSRGVAFQGLLHNGDSLAGRILESYVPTEGKNLVIIATDGETFGHHHKFGEMALAQAFDQLHKADVHVTTPGEYLSLFPPDHEVEIQENSAWSCSHGVERWRSGCCCSTGQHPGWNQDWRSPLRRAMDLLRDQLGGVYEKETSRLLQNPRAARDDYIEVFSNRSKQNTSRFLNRWAFRPLTSSEKITVLKLLEMERRIQSAFTSCGWFFDDIGGLESLLVLKQAAVALQYAAEVNGESPESRFLELLAGARSNVPALGSGKDIFEQQVRPLQTDLKRVGANFIINGLFSKQTRQSTYYIFRVNVINITKSASGMLKTATGRIEVTSTVTGESCRLRYAAYAWGVREIYAGVADDSTSTANLADLNGEFLPGASEADCSLRLSTLTKHFPCSTYGLAELFGDEKAAVIENVVAVTLQKAEKAHRRLFNEYRDTARFISDLGQPIPPHLSVSAAFILNRELQGELGKKRPNLKTIQSTLDEMDLWELPIDEQSVSFYFTSRLEQLTIAYTNNPNDKEALDKAEGLLKIAKASGLDLNLWRVQNAWFAIISGSARVSNQKSPFGAGDSIHNHLGGLLGFRVD; via the coding sequence ATGTCGCAGTTCTCAGAGGCCGTTGCACGAAAGCAGTATTGCCAGCCGGGAGTTTGCATGACTGAAACGAAGAGATACGTCATAATTCACGGTCATTTTTACCAACCGCCTCGGGAAAATCCATGGCTGGAAGTTATTGAACCAGAAATATCAGCGGCTCCCTACCATGATTGGAACCAGCGGATCACCGATGAATGCTATGCAGCCAACCTGGCGGCTCGTATCCTTGACGAAAAAAGGCGAATAGTCGCCATTGTAAATAATTATTCCCGCCTCAGCTTTGATTTCGGGCCGACGCTGCTATCATGGATGGAGAAAAACCAGCCTGAAGTTTACGCGTCCATTATCTCCTCTGACCGAGAAAATATCACTGTTTATTCCGGTCACGGCCCGGCGTTGGCTCAAGCTTACAATCATATCATCATGCCGCTGGCCAGCCGCCAGGATAAACAAACCCAGGTAGTCTGGGGCATCGCCGATTTCCACCACCGTTTCGGCCGCCAACCGGAGGGAATGTGGTTGCCCGAGACAGCGGTGGACCTTGAGACTCTTGAGATCATGGCGGACCACAATATCAAATTTACCATTCTCAGCCCTCATCAAGCAGTGAGGTTCAGACCTCCCGGAGGGACATGGATCAAAGCCGGGAGTGATTTCGATACCGCCCGTGCTTACACCTGCCGCCTTCCAGCGGGCAAAAACATCACCTTGTTCTTTTACCACGAAAGTTTATCCCGCGGCGTGGCTTTTCAGGGGCTGCTTCATAACGGCGACTCATTAGCCGGCCGTATTCTCGAATCCTACGTCCCAACCGAAGGTAAGAACCTGGTGATCATCGCAACGGATGGAGAAACGTTCGGACATCACCACAAATTCGGCGAAATGGCACTGGCGCAGGCCTTCGACCAATTACACAAAGCCGATGTCCATGTTACCACTCCAGGAGAGTATCTATCCCTTTTCCCGCCGGACCATGAGGTCGAGATACAGGAGAACTCAGCATGGAGCTGCAGCCATGGTGTAGAACGCTGGCGCAGCGGCTGCTGCTGCAGCACCGGCCAACATCCGGGATGGAACCAGGATTGGCGGTCTCCACTGCGCCGCGCCATGGACCTGCTGAGGGACCAACTTGGCGGTGTTTATGAAAAGGAGACTTCCCGTTTGCTGCAGAACCCCCGGGCAGCACGGGATGACTATATCGAGGTGTTCAGTAATCGGTCCAAACAAAACACCAGTCGCTTTCTAAACCGTTGGGCGTTTCGGCCTTTGACCTCTTCTGAAAAAATCACGGTTTTAAAGCTGCTCGAAATGGAACGGAGAATTCAGTCAGCCTTCACAAGCTGTGGTTGGTTCTTTGATGATATCGGCGGGCTTGAATCGTTGCTAGTACTAAAACAGGCAGCAGTGGCTTTACAGTATGCCGCTGAGGTTAACGGTGAATCCCCTGAATCCCGATTCCTTGAATTACTGGCTGGTGCCCGTAGCAATGTGCCCGCTTTAGGAAGCGGTAAAGACATCTTCGAACAACAAGTGCGGCCTCTGCAAACCGATCTAAAAAGAGTTGGAGCGAATTTCATAATCAACGGATTGTTTTCGAAACAAACCCGTCAATCAACTTATTACATTTTCCGAGTCAACGTTATTAATATAACAAAGTCAGCCTCTGGTATGTTAAAAACTGCAACGGGGCGAATTGAAGTTACCTCCACAGTAACCGGCGAGTCATGCCGTTTACGTTACGCCGCTTATGCGTGGGGTGTGCGCGAGATATATGCCGGCGTGGCCGATGATTCTACCTCGACCGCGAATTTGGCTGATCTAAACGGCGAATTTTTACCCGGCGCATCTGAAGCTGATTGCTCTCTCCGTCTTTCAACGTTGACCAAGCACTTCCCCTGTTCTACATATGGACTGGCTGAATTGTTTGGTGACGAAAAAGCCGCGGTCATCGAAAACGTTGTTGCAGTCACCCTCCAGAAAGCCGAAAAAGCTCATCGCCGCCTATTCAACGAGTACCGTGACACGGCCAGGTTTATTTCCGATCTGGGACAACCAATACCGCCTCATCTCAGTGTCTCCGCGGCTTTCATTCTTAACCGCGAACTCCAAGGTGAACTCGGGAAAAAACGGCCCAATCTCAAAACAATACAATCCACACTTGACGAGATGGATCTTTGGGAATTACCGATAGACGAACAATCAGTCTCTTTCTATTTTACTTCCCGGCTGGAACAACTAACGATTGCTTACACTAATAATCCTAACGACAAAGAGGCTCTTGATAAAGCTGAAGGCCTCCTTAAAATCGCCAAAGCCTCCGGTCTTGATTTAAACCTCTGGCGCGTGCAGAACGCGTGGTTTGCGATTATTTCAGGATCTGCAAGAGTGAGTAATCAAAAAAGTCCGTTTGGCGCTGGCGACAGCATCCATAATCACCTGGGAGGCCTCCTGGGTTTCAGGGTTGATTAA